The following proteins are encoded in a genomic region of Candidatus Omnitrophota bacterium:
- a CDS encoding glycosyltransferase yields MMNIESRIAKIDLHCHSWASDRPSLWLMQRLGCPESFTSPEQVRETAMQRGMDFVVITDHNTIAGVREIEHYDNVVTGEEVTTYFPGDVKVHVVCLGISDRQHLEIQEARQDIYHLVDYLNQENILHFCAHPLHKVNGRTTWEHFEKLLLLFKRHEVLNGTRLRRLNRVVEQVLAQLTKEEIERLADKHGLAPVGERPWEKFVYAGTDDHSGLFIGTCYTEVELETMTKAGLLEGLRRGKTRPCGASDGCLTLAHQVNSIAYQYYRSKMGPESGELLTILGRIFERNRPMKIPSKAYFAKRLKRIFNYFRRPRGAKLNLIEEIREIIRNNVSFKSLFEEGHMTREEYNESVFNLASDVLDEMIVRVVNKPKLLHYFILFAPVVIGSYMMTMKNLHGERDLIYKGEKWLGVKRKPKVAWFTDSFVNMDGVSKTCRVFLEAAVKREKDLRIVTSHSSVFDACENVVNFPPVQEFPTPGYEKVNIAVPSILKILKYIEDEDVDSIVVSTPGPVGVMGVICAKLLRVPLYGIYHTDLPRIALNVSDDPMFAELALLLTKMFYRYADKVFSPSKWYLEDIHNLGISPERTAILERWVDTKFFSPARRRENYWPMKAECKMLFVGRMSKDKNVDLLVRLYETLAPRYENFVLHCVGDGPYFKEMRRKTASFSRFVMTGAKFGDDLAAAYASSDLFVYPGLLDTFGNVIIEAQASGLPCIVMNEGGPQELIDPRETGIVARSDEGFIEAVCGLLEDGAKRQEMGRKAAAYAEERFAEERIFSGFWQSITDSDLPEPAKPSFHFEQPPHLGEKMLSIAK; encoded by the coding sequence ATGATGAATATTGAGTCTCGAATCGCGAAAATCGATTTGCACTGCCATTCGTGGGCTTCCGACCGTCCTTCATTATGGTTGATGCAGCGGTTGGGATGCCCGGAAAGTTTTACTTCGCCCGAACAGGTGCGCGAAACGGCGATGCAGCGGGGAATGGATTTCGTCGTCATCACCGACCACAACACCATCGCGGGCGTGCGGGAAATCGAACATTACGACAATGTCGTCACCGGCGAAGAGGTTACGACCTATTTCCCCGGAGACGTGAAGGTTCACGTGGTCTGCCTGGGAATCAGCGACCGCCAGCATTTGGAAATTCAGGAAGCGCGGCAAGACATCTACCACCTCGTCGATTACCTCAATCAAGAAAACATCCTTCACTTCTGCGCCCATCCTCTCCATAAAGTGAACGGGCGGACGACCTGGGAGCATTTCGAAAAACTGCTGCTCTTGTTCAAGCGGCACGAAGTTTTGAACGGCACCCGCCTGCGCCGACTCAATCGCGTCGTGGAGCAAGTTCTCGCCCAATTGACGAAGGAGGAGATCGAACGGCTGGCCGACAAGCACGGCCTCGCGCCGGTAGGCGAACGCCCGTGGGAGAAGTTCGTCTATGCGGGCACGGACGACCATAGCGGCCTCTTCATCGGCACGTGCTATACGGAGGTGGAATTGGAGACCATGACGAAGGCGGGCCTTTTGGAAGGCCTGCGGCGGGGGAAGACCCGCCCCTGCGGCGCCAGCGATGGCTGCCTTACGCTCGCTCATCAGGTCAACAGCATCGCCTATCAATACTACCGCAGCAAGATGGGGCCGGAATCGGGCGAACTGCTCACCATACTCGGACGCATTTTCGAGCGCAACCGCCCCATGAAGATTCCATCGAAGGCCTATTTCGCTAAACGCCTGAAAAGGATTTTCAATTATTTCCGCCGTCCGCGGGGGGCCAAGTTGAACCTGATCGAAGAAATCCGCGAAATTATCCGCAACAACGTCAGTTTCAAGTCCCTCTTCGAAGAAGGCCATATGACGCGCGAGGAATACAACGAAAGCGTCTTCAACCTCGCCAGCGACGTTCTCGACGAGATGATCGTCCGCGTCGTCAACAAGCCCAAACTGCTGCACTATTTCATCCTCTTTGCGCCGGTGGTGATCGGCTCATATATGATGACCATGAAGAACCTGCACGGCGAGCGCGATTTGATCTACAAAGGAGAAAAATGGCTGGGCGTCAAGCGCAAGCCGAAAGTGGCCTGGTTTACGGACTCGTTTGTCAATATGGACGGCGTATCCAAAACCTGCCGCGTTTTTCTGGAAGCGGCGGTGAAGCGTGAGAAGGATTTGCGCATCGTTACGTCTCACTCTTCCGTTTTCGATGCCTGCGAAAACGTCGTCAATTTTCCGCCGGTGCAGGAATTTCCCACTCCCGGCTATGAAAAAGTGAATATCGCGGTTCCATCCATTTTGAAGATATTGAAATACATCGAAGACGAAGACGTCGATTCCATCGTAGTCAGCACCCCGGGGCCGGTGGGCGTGATGGGCGTGATTTGCGCCAAACTGTTGCGGGTTCCGCTCTACGGCATCTATCACACCGATCTGCCCCGCATCGCCCTGAACGTTTCCGACGATCCCATGTTCGCCGAGTTGGCGTTATTGCTCACGAAAATGTTCTACCGCTATGCAGACAAGGTATTCTCACCGTCGAAATGGTATTTGGAAGATATCCATAATTTGGGCATTTCTCCCGAACGGACGGCGATTTTGGAACGGTGGGTGGATACAAAGTTCTTCTCTCCCGCCCGCCGCCGCGAGAATTATTGGCCGATGAAAGCGGAATGCAAGATGCTCTTCGTAGGACGCATGTCCAAGGACAAAAACGTCGATCTGCTGGTGCGGCTTTACGAAACCTTGGCGCCTCGGTACGAAAATTTCGTTTTGCACTGCGTCGGCGACGGGCCGTATTTCAAGGAAATGCGGCGCAAAACCGCCTCCTTCTCCCGCTTCGTCATGACCGGTGCCAAGTTCGGCGACGACCTGGCCGCCGCTTACGCTTCCTCCGACCTTTTCGTTTATCCGGGCCTCTTGGACACCTTCGGCAACGTAATAATCGAGGCCCAGGCCTCCGGCCTTCCCTGCATTGTGATGAACGAGGGCGGCCCGCAGGAATTGATCGACCCGCGCGAAACCGGGATCGTCGCCCGGTCGGACGAAGGCTTTATCGAAGCGGTGTGCGGCTTATTGGAAGACGGCGCCAAGCGCCAAGAGATGGGACGAAAGGCGGCGGCCTATGCCGAGGAGCGGTTTGCGGAGGAGCGCATCTTTTCCGGCTTCTGGCAATCGATCACCGATTCCGATTTGCCGGAACCGGCCAAGCCGTCGTTCCATTTCGAACAACCGCCGCATCTGGGGGAGAAGATGTTGTCCATTGCGAAGTGA